Genomic segment of Saprospiraceae bacterium:
AAACTTTAAAGGCATAAAAAGAAGATTTGAGTGGATTGAAGAATCAAATGGGCGTGTATTGATTGATGATTATGCGCATCATCCGGAAGAATTGAGAGCAGCAATTGAAGCCTGTCGTTCAATTTATCCAGGAAGAAACATTACAGGAATATTTCAGCCGCACCTTTACAGTAGAACCAGAGATTTTTTGCATGAATTTGCACATGTTTTGAGTCAATTGGATCAAGTGATTTTAGTCGAGTTGTATCCAGCAAGAGAACCGGCTATTTTAGGTATCAGTTCTGAAACCATTTACAATCTGCTGACAGTAGATTCAAAATATTTAACCACAAAGAAACAGTTACCGGAATTGTTGCGCACACTCCAGTTGGATGTCGTGATGACACTGGGAGCTGGTGATCTGGATATGATGCAAAATGAAATTAAACATGCAATTTTTGAGAAGGCAGCCATAACTAATTTACTATGAATGGGAGATTAAAAGGCTTGTTGATAATTTGTGTAAACCTGACCATCGTGTTAGCAATTGCTGCATTGTGGATGCAGGCTATTCGTAAACAAAGAAATGAACGATCTGAAGGAATTCGGGTGCAAATAATTTCAGAGACATCAGCAGACACTTTAATTTCTACAAAAGAAGTTTATAGTTGGTTATATACTTTTTATAAAAAAGATCCTCGGAAAATGCCGGTACGAAGTTTAAACCTGGTAAAGCTGGAGGAATTTATAAATAGTCAGGATTTAGTAAAGAGATCTGATATTTATTTGGATAGCAAAGAGCATTTGAATATAGATATTTATCAACGACATCCAATTATACGGATCAGTGATATCCAGGGAAATCAATATTATTTGGATGAAGATGGTTATAAAATTCCAGTTTCATTAAAGTATACCTCTCGTGTAATTGTTGCAACCGGCAATTTGTCTGTGGTGTCTGGAAAGTCGCTTGATAAAAAAACGAGAAGTTATTATTCAGGACTTTTGGATGTTGCGAAAGCATTGAAGAAGGACACATTTGCAAATTCATTGATCGAACAAATTTATTTAGATGAAAACGGTGAATTTACATTGATACCTAAAATCGGAAATGAACGGATTTTTCTTGGAAATTCAGAAATACTTGAAGATAAATTGATGAGATTAAAATTGTTCTATAAGGAGAATATGGGCAGGCAAGGTTGGAATGTTTATCAATTAGTCAATCTTAAATTTAAAGGGCAAGTCATAGGAAAAAAATTACAGCAAGAGAGCTGAACTTATATTAATAAATTAAAATTTGTATTATGGAAACCATACTCAATCCGAATCCTGAAATCGTAGTTGCACTGAACATCGGTTCAAACAAAGTGCTTGCAATTGTCGGCAAGAAAAACATCCTCGGTAAAATGGAAATATTGGGTTCAGGAAAAGCACCCTGTGATGGAGTTGTTCGTGGAGTTGTAACCAATATTGATAAAACAGCTAAAGCAATTGGGGATGCAATTGATCTTGCTGAGAAAAAATCAAAGCAATTGATTGAATCTGTTTTTGTTGGGATTGCAGGAGATCACATAAAAAGTATGCACCATCAGGGTGTTTTATATCGGGACGATCCTAAAAAAGAGATAACACAAGAAGACATTGACCGACTCAGTCAGGATATGTATAAAATTCCATTGGCACATGGTGATAAAATTTTACACGTCTTACCACAAGAGTTTTTAGTAGATCATAATGATCCTTGCATGGACCCAATTGGAATGTCTGGTTCTAGACTGGAATCAAATTTTCATATCATAACAGCAAATTCAGATGCCTTAGAAAATTTGATGCGTGCAGTGGATAAAGCGGGCTTAAGTGTATCCGGATTCATATTGGAATCTTTGGCTACTGCGGATGCGGTTTTGTCAAAAGAAGAAAAAGCAGGAGGCGTTGTATTGGTTGATATGGGGGGAGGAACTACTGAAGTTTCAATTCACCTTGAAGGAATTATCCGATATACATCTGTGATTCCTTTAGGATCCAATGTAATTACGAAAGATATAAAAGTTGGATGCAGTGTGTTGCCTGAGCAAGCTGAAAAATTAAAAGTTCGTTTTGGATCAGCCTTGGCTGATGAAATAGTGGATAACCGTGTGATTACAATACCAGGACTCATGGGGCGCGAGCCAAAAGAAATTTCAGAGAAAAATTTAGCACGAATTATTCAATCTCGCGTAGAGGAATTATTTGAATATGTAATGTGGGAAATCAGACGCAGTGGTTTTGAAAACAGTTTGATTGCCGGTATGGTATTGACAGGAGGAGGTTCAAAATTAAGAGATATTGAATTGTTGGCCGAATTGCAAACCGGTCTTTCTACCCGGATTGGCGAACCACTTGAAAATAAAATTTCCTTGTTTGACCAGGAATATGCACATCCATCCTATGCAACCGCGATTGGGATTTTGTCGGATGCCCTTAAAAGAGTCACTCCACATCTCCCGGTAGAAATACCCGAACGAAAGTCTACCGCAGAGATTATGGATCTCCAGGAAGATGACGAGCCGGTATTTGCCGAATTGGAACCCAATACAAACCAGTCTAAAGAACTCAGTTGGATGGGAAAAATCAATACAAAAATCAAAGATTCCCTCTTTACCTTTTTCAAAGAGAACCCGGACAATGAGTTTTAATTTTAAAAATAAATTATATATAAAAAAAAACAATAATTTATTTTTATTTTTAATATGTAATTGTATATCTTTACACCACAAACAGATATTGAAAAATATAATATGAGTATCGGTTCTATCATCAAAGTCATCGGAGTAGGGGGTGGAGGAACAAATGCCGTTACGCATATGTACAGCCAGGGAATTCGTGGGGTCGATTTTGCAATCTGCAATACAGACCAACAGTCCTTGGATATCAGTCCGGTACCTGTTAAAATTCAATTAGGACCTTTATTAACTGTCGGACGGGGAGCTGGAAACAATCCCGAAGTCGGCAAACAGGCTTGCCTTGAATCTGTGGAAGACCTGAAAACATTCCTGCAAGGGGACACTAAAATGCTGTTCATTACTGCTGGAATGGGTGGGGGTACTGGCACAGGTGCTGCGCCCATTTTGTCAAAGATTGCACGTGAATTGGGCATTCTTACGGTTGGGATCATTACATTGCCCTTTTTATTTGAGGGACCCAGAAGGGGAAGATTAGCCCATGATGGCCTTGAGCAATTGAAGCAAAATGTTGATGCCCTTATAGTAGTATCTAATAACAAACTTCGGGAAATGTATGGCAATTTGCCAATGTCCAGTGCATTTAGTCATGCAGACAATGTACTTGCCATTGCAGCAAAAGGAATTGCAGAAATCATTACGGTTCCAGGTTATATCAATGTAGATTTTGAAGATGTCAATTTTGTAATGAAGGATAGCGGAGTAGCTATCATGGGTTCAGCAGTTGCTGGAGGAGAAGATAGAGCCCGCAAAGTGGTAGAAAGTGCATTGAATTCACCGCTTTTGGAAGATAATGACATTCGGGGAGCGAAACATATCTTATTAAATATAACTACCGGCAGAAATCCAGAAATTACAATGGACGAAGTTGGAGAAATCACTGAATATATTCAACAAGAAGCTGGCTATGAAACCGATTTGATATGGGGTTCTTGTGTAGATGACAGTTTGAATGACCAGATCAGTATTACCTTAATTGCAACAGGTTTTGGAGCCGGATACAAAGACCGGAATTCACAATCGAATGCACTAAAAATAGATTTAGATCAAGAAGAACATGGCGCTTCAGAACTTTTTGAAGATGTTGCCAGCGCACATGTTTTTGATTTTGAAGATTCAGATGATTTGCAAACTAAAAAAAATAAACTCGCCTTCTTTATTTGATATGGGTGCAAATTCCTTCAATCATTTTAAGAAGAAAGAAGAACCTGTAAATCCTATATTAAACATAAGAAATCCTGGTTACAATAACCAAAGACCTGCGTTAACAGATGTAAAAAATTTGTCAGAAGCAGAAAACATTCCAGCATACGAACGAAGGAACGTACGTCTGGATAATTTGAATCATTCCTCTGAACTCAACACGTCCAGAATTAAAATGGTCATGGATGAGGACAATAAGCCGGAAATCCGGGAGGAAAATTCATTCCTTCACGATAATGTCGATTAAAGATGCTTCGTCTTTTCATACCTTTTCATGAGATTGGTTTATTGGTCCGGATGCTAGTCCGGACCTTTTTTTTTGTAGAAAATTCAAGATTTTAGCAGGTTCAAAGCAACCTTTTCTGGCTACCTTCGTAATCTATATTGACAAGTTTATATTATTTAAAATTTCATTTATGAAGCACTTAAAGACCTTATTTTTAGTACTGATTTCATCTTTTACCTTATTTAGCCAGGCCCAGGTTTATAAAATTGTAGGGACTGTCTACAATACAAATAAAGAGGTAGTCGCTGATTGGCCTGTAGTAATTATTGATGCCAGCGGGGTTGCTGTAAAATTACAAACGGATCCAAATGGCAATTATGAGTATAAATTTGAATTAAACCAAAACCGCTTGCAGGTTTACCAAATTCAAGTGGTAGATCC
This window contains:
- the ftsA gene encoding cell division protein FtsA, which encodes METILNPNPEIVVALNIGSNKVLAIVGKKNILGKMEILGSGKAPCDGVVRGVVTNIDKTAKAIGDAIDLAEKKSKQLIESVFVGIAGDHIKSMHHQGVLYRDDPKKEITQEDIDRLSQDMYKIPLAHGDKILHVLPQEFLVDHNDPCMDPIGMSGSRLESNFHIITANSDALENLMRAVDKAGLSVSGFILESLATADAVLSKEEKAGGVVLVDMGGGTTEVSIHLEGIIRYTSVIPLGSNVITKDIKVGCSVLPEQAEKLKVRFGSALADEIVDNRVITIPGLMGREPKEISEKNLARIIQSRVEELFEYVMWEIRRSGFENSLIAGMVLTGGGSKLRDIELLAELQTGLSTRIGEPLENKISLFDQEYAHPSYATAIGILSDALKRVTPHLPVEIPERKSTAEIMDLQEDDEPVFAELEPNTNQSKELSWMGKINTKIKDSLFTFFKENPDNEF
- the ftsZ gene encoding cell division protein FtsZ, with amino-acid sequence MSIGSIIKVIGVGGGGTNAVTHMYSQGIRGVDFAICNTDQQSLDISPVPVKIQLGPLLTVGRGAGNNPEVGKQACLESVEDLKTFLQGDTKMLFITAGMGGGTGTGAAPILSKIARELGILTVGIITLPFLFEGPRRGRLAHDGLEQLKQNVDALIVVSNNKLREMYGNLPMSSAFSHADNVLAIAAKGIAEIITVPGYINVDFEDVNFVMKDSGVAIMGSAVAGGEDRARKVVESALNSPLLEDNDIRGAKHILLNITTGRNPEITMDEVGEITEYIQQEAGYETDLIWGSCVDDSLNDQISITLIATGFGAGYKDRNSQSNALKIDLDQEEHGASELFEDVASAHVFDFEDSDDLQTKKNKLAFFI